Proteins encoded within one genomic window of Candidatus Syntrophocurvum alkaliphilum:
- a CDS encoding HD domain-containing phosphohydrolase: MENRYNFKKCRVKKTANHPHLLANKFSILTKNVGAFIFIVQEGKFVYVNPAFEVITGYSAQELYQKHLWEIIEEDNRELVKQRVISREKGENVPVNYEFKLLNKKGEVRWIDYSSTVITYIGKPAILGSGIDITTSKNMEEMLHLEQEKLAYLEIHDTLTHLYNWNYFRKQLENTDKINENNSAIIVCDLDGLKLANDTLGYSAGDTLLRDVAKILRSSCPPRAIIARTNGSEFATLIRDIRQEKLRTIIENIYKQVSFYNKKNNTLSLSLSIGFAYKQNPNQSLTEVMQEANQLMYREKLLHKQSSRSGLVDIMMKALEVRDYITEGHTDRLQEIVEKIAKAINMPENRMNDLSLLALFHDIGKVGIADSILFKPDKLSDAEMEEMKKHSNIGYHIAKSTSELAHIADWILKHHEKWDGSGYPLGLKGEEIPIECRILTIADAYDAMSNDRPYRKAMTQEEIIEEFKNCSGKQFDPELLKVFFDKYLLI; the protein is encoded by the coding sequence ATGGAAAACAGATATAACTTTAAAAAATGTAGAGTAAAAAAAACTGCTAACCACCCACATTTACTAGCAAATAAGTTTAGTATATTAACTAAAAATGTTGGGGCATTTATTTTTATAGTTCAAGAAGGAAAATTTGTCTATGTTAATCCAGCCTTTGAAGTGATTACAGGTTATAGTGCACAAGAACTCTACCAAAAACATCTTTGGGAAATTATCGAGGAGGACAACAGAGAACTTGTAAAGCAAAGGGTAATTAGTAGAGAAAAAGGTGAAAATGTACCAGTTAATTATGAATTTAAACTCTTAAATAAAAAAGGGGAAGTTAGATGGATTGATTATAGTAGTACGGTCATTACTTATATTGGTAAACCTGCTATATTGGGTTCGGGTATAGATATAACCACAAGCAAGAATATGGAGGAAATGTTGCACCTAGAGCAAGAGAAATTAGCCTATCTAGAAATACACGATACTCTAACACATCTATACAATTGGAATTATTTTAGAAAGCAATTAGAAAATACGGATAAGATTAATGAAAACAATTCAGCTATAATAGTTTGTGATTTAGATGGTTTAAAACTAGCAAATGATACCCTAGGATATAGCGCGGGTGATACATTATTAAGAGATGTAGCTAAAATATTAAGGTCTAGCTGTCCACCTCGAGCTATAATTGCTAGAACTAATGGTAGCGAATTTGCAACACTAATAAGAGATATAAGACAGGAAAAATTAAGAACTATTATTGAAAACATATATAAACAGGTGAGTTTTTATAATAAAAAAAATAATACATTATCTCTTAGCTTATCTATTGGCTTTGCTTATAAACAAAACCCTAACCAAAGCTTGACAGAAGTAATGCAGGAAGCAAATCAGCTTATGTATAGAGAAAAACTATTACACAAACAAAGTTCTAGAAGTGGCTTAGTTGATATAATGATGAAAGCCTTGGAAGTTCGTGATTATATAACTGAAGGGCATACAGATCGTTTGCAAGAGATAGTAGAAAAAATAGCTAAAGCTATAAATATGCCGGAAAACAGGATGAATGACTTAAGTCTTTTGGCTCTTTTTCATGATATTGGTAAAGTGGGAATAGCTGATTCTATTCTATTTAAGCCTGACAAATTAAGCGATGCAGAAATGGAAGAGATGAAGAAACATAGTAATATAGGTTATCACATTGCTAAGTCCACGAGTGAGTTAGCTCATATAGCTGACTGGATATTAAAACATCATGAAAAATGGGATGGTAGTGGTTATCCCTTAGGACTTAAAGGAGAAGAAATACCAATAGAGTGTAGGATACTTACAATTGCCGATGCTTACGATGCTATGAGTAATGATAGACCTTATCGAAAGGCTATGACGCAAGAAGAAATAATTGAGGAATTTAAAAACTGCAGTGGCAAGCAATTTGATCCCGAATTATTAAAAGTGTTTTTTGACAAATATTTATTGATTTAA
- a CDS encoding chemotaxis protein CheW, which yields MSQQELQVVVFTLFIEEDQIEFGVPIESVQEINRLLAITKIPEAPEFVEGIVNLRGNIIPIIDLKKRFFITESAQTEQSRIIVCDLEGTYIGIIVDAVSEVLKLPADSIENTNDVISSISSDYIAGISKIGDRLIVLLELENVFSKLEKSELIEVS from the coding sequence ATGAGTCAGCAAGAATTACAAGTAGTAGTTTTTACTCTATTTATAGAGGAAGACCAAATTGAGTTCGGTGTGCCAATTGAGTCAGTACAAGAAATTAACCGGTTATTAGCAATAACAAAAATCCCCGAAGCCCCCGAATTTGTTGAAGGAATAGTTAACTTAAGAGGAAATATTATACCAATAATTGACCTAAAGAAGCGTTTCTTTATTACAGAGAGTGCACAAACTGAACAATCAAGAATCATTGTTTGTGATTTAGAAGGTACTTACATAGGAATAATAGTTGATGCGGTTTCCGAGGTTTTGAAATTGCCTGCTGATAGTATTGAAAACACTAATGATGTAATAAGTAGTATTAGCAGTGATTACATAGCTGGCATATCAAAAATTGGGGATAGGTTAATTGTTCTTTTAGAATTAGAAAACGTATTTTCTAAACTAGAAAAAAGCGAATTAATTGAAGTTAGTTAG